The Streptomyces sp. NBC_00691 genome has a segment encoding these proteins:
- a CDS encoding FG-GAP-like repeat-containing protein: MRTSLLRRLATVATALGLSSAGLLGAGAAPAQAALGDCPSGYFCAWKTDNGSGTMYKTNASVATLGTWDNTFRSVMNRTNKFACLYDDANHGLDGGIGVMDPNPSGTEWGGPGSNSVSSVKFVPTERECAMDPYPEWYAAQAPKAGGFGDLNGDRTSDVLVRDMAGRLWFLPGDGSGKLIGAGGWNVMNLLTRHGDLSGDGREDVIARETVSGKLWLYPATSTGVLGARKLIGSGGWNVMNSVTAFGDLSGDGRSDVLAVEKSTGKLWLYPGTSTGTLGARTLLGSGGWNSMNALTAPGDMNGDGKADLIAREASTGKLWLYPGRTNGFGARTLMGTGWNAMASLLAVGDHNGDGRNDLSATTSSTYVSPQHRGAGALVMYAGTGTGTLGAGSLETDTWWHLNGAF; this comes from the coding sequence ATGCGCACTTCACTGCTGCGGCGCCTGGCCACGGTGGCCACGGCGCTGGGGCTCAGCTCGGCCGGGCTCCTCGGCGCGGGCGCGGCGCCCGCTCAGGCCGCTCTCGGCGACTGTCCGTCGGGCTACTTCTGTGCGTGGAAGACCGACAACGGCTCCGGCACGATGTACAAGACCAACGCGAGCGTGGCGACGCTCGGGACCTGGGACAACACGTTCCGGTCGGTGATGAACCGCACGAACAAGTTCGCCTGCCTCTACGACGATGCCAACCACGGCCTCGACGGCGGCATCGGCGTCATGGACCCGAACCCCTCGGGCACCGAATGGGGCGGCCCCGGCAGCAATTCCGTCAGCTCGGTGAAGTTCGTCCCCACCGAGCGCGAGTGCGCCATGGACCCGTACCCGGAGTGGTACGCGGCCCAGGCCCCCAAGGCCGGCGGCTTCGGCGACCTGAACGGCGACCGGACCTCCGACGTCCTCGTCCGCGACATGGCCGGCCGTCTCTGGTTCCTGCCCGGCGACGGTTCCGGCAAGCTGATCGGCGCCGGCGGCTGGAACGTCATGAACCTCCTCACCCGGCACGGGGACCTCAGCGGCGACGGCCGAGAGGACGTCATCGCCCGGGAGACGGTCAGCGGCAAGCTGTGGCTGTACCCCGCCACCTCCACCGGAGTGCTCGGCGCCCGCAAGCTGATCGGCTCGGGCGGCTGGAACGTGATGAACAGCGTCACCGCCTTCGGCGACCTGTCCGGCGACGGCCGCTCGGACGTCCTCGCGGTCGAGAAGTCCACGGGCAAGCTGTGGCTGTACCCGGGCACGTCCACGGGCACGCTCGGCGCGCGGACGCTCCTCGGCTCGGGCGGATGGAACTCCATGAACGCCCTGACCGCGCCGGGCGACATGAACGGCGACGGCAAGGCCGACCTGATCGCCCGCGAGGCGTCCACGGGCAAGCTGTGGCTCTACCCGGGCAGGACGAACGGCTTCGGCGCCCGCACGCTCATGGGCACCGGCTGGAACGCCATGGCCTCGCTGCTGGCCGTCGGCGACCACAACGGTGACGGCCGCAACGACCTGTCCGCGACCACGAGCAGCACCTACGTCTCCCCCCAGCACCGGGGAGCGGGCGCGCTGGTCATGTACGCGGGCACGGGCACGGGCACGCTCGGCGCCGGCTCGCTGGAGACCGACACCTGGTGGCACCTGAACGGCGCGTTCTGA
- a CDS encoding GNAT family N-acetyltransferase, which yields MSDEITLRPVTVEDLDLFERELSGPEGSGPHAWSGYGSTADLRRRFAENGLLGHDGGTLAVAEGGVTVGRVKWYPGSWGPDMANWSLAIQLVPGARGRGTGTEAQRLVTEYLFDHTRAERIQAWTDIDNVAEQRALEKAGFAKEGVLRSAVWLAGQWRDAVLFSRIRRERSGGSGT from the coding sequence GTGTCGGACGAGATCACACTGCGCCCCGTCACCGTCGAGGATCTCGACCTGTTCGAGCGGGAGTTGAGCGGCCCCGAGGGCAGCGGCCCGCACGCGTGGTCCGGCTACGGATCGACGGCGGACCTCCGCCGCCGCTTCGCGGAGAACGGCCTGCTCGGTCACGACGGAGGGACCCTCGCGGTCGCCGAGGGCGGAGTGACGGTGGGCAGGGTCAAGTGGTACCCGGGCAGTTGGGGCCCCGACATGGCCAACTGGAGCCTGGCGATCCAGCTGGTGCCGGGCGCGCGCGGCCGGGGGACGGGCACCGAGGCCCAGCGCCTGGTGACGGAGTACCTCTTCGACCACACGAGGGCCGAACGGATCCAGGCCTGGACGGACATCGACAACGTCGCCGAGCAGCGCGCGCTGGAGAAGGCGGGCTTCGCCAAGGAGGGCGTGCTGCGCTCGGCGGTGTGGCTCGCCGGGCAATGGCGCGACGCGGTGCTCTTCTCCCGGATCCGCAGGGAACGATCCGGCGGCTCCGGCACCTGA
- a CDS encoding GNAT family N-acetyltransferase: protein MTPDDLDIRRAVDSDATATADLWLRSFTAALPTVRRAHDDDAVRGWFTHVVVPHHETWVAVSGEAGVVGLLVLDGGDLEQLYLDPSWRGRGLGDRFVELAKRQRPEGLGLWTFQVNAPAQRFYERHGFVEAERTDGRRNEEREPDVRYVWRPEKD, encoded by the coding sequence GTGACCCCTGACGACCTTGACATACGGCGTGCCGTCGACTCCGACGCGACCGCGACCGCCGATCTCTGGCTGCGCTCCTTCACCGCCGCGCTGCCGACCGTACGCCGCGCCCACGACGACGACGCGGTACGGGGCTGGTTCACCCATGTCGTCGTACCGCACCACGAGACCTGGGTCGCGGTCTCCGGGGAGGCCGGCGTGGTCGGGCTCCTCGTGCTCGACGGCGGGGACCTGGAGCAGCTCTACCTCGATCCGTCGTGGCGCGGCCGCGGCCTGGGCGACCGCTTCGTGGAACTGGCCAAGCGGCAGCGGCCGGAGGGCCTCGGCCTGTGGACGTTCCAGGTCAACGCGCCGGCGCAGAGGTTCTACGAGCGGCACGGCTTCGTCGAGGCGGAGCGGACGGACGGGCGGCGCAACGAGGAGCGCGAGCCGGACGTCCGCTACGTGTGGCGGCCCGAGAAGGACTGA
- a CDS encoding Lrp/AsnC family transcriptional regulator — protein MAVNLDALDWAIIEQLQQDARISLSELGRRVNLSSSATTERVRNLESQGVVTGYQAVVDLAKVGYPVLAVVRLKYPGNQHQPLRRLLAERREILECLRTTGDDCYTLKVAATSMEHLETLVDELAGFGSTTTSVVYSRTLPHRGPARP, from the coding sequence ATGGCCGTGAACCTCGACGCACTCGACTGGGCGATCATCGAGCAGCTGCAGCAGGACGCCCGCATCTCCCTCAGCGAGCTGGGCCGGCGCGTGAACCTCAGCTCCTCGGCCACCACGGAGCGGGTGCGGAACCTGGAGTCGCAGGGCGTCGTCACCGGCTATCAGGCCGTGGTGGACCTGGCCAAGGTCGGCTATCCCGTCCTCGCCGTCGTCCGGCTGAAGTACCCGGGCAACCAGCACCAGCCGCTGCGCCGCCTGCTGGCCGAGCGGCGGGAGATCCTCGAGTGCCTGCGGACCACCGGCGACGACTGCTACACGCTGAAGGTGGCCGCGACCTCCATGGAGCACCTGGAGACCCTGGTGGACGAGCTGGCGGGGTTCGGCAGCACGACCACCAGCGTCGTCTACAGCCGGACGCTCCCCCATCGCGGCCCCGCCCGCCCCTGA
- a CDS encoding TIGR03619 family F420-dependent LLM class oxidoreductase gives MRCGVNVPNFGPGTDPGVLREWARTVEGLGFDLLMVSDHVAVTPDVAERYPEPFYEPFTTLSWFAGMTTRLRLGTTVLVLPYRHPRLVARMATNLHQLSGGRFVLGVGVGWSRQEFDALDVPFTARGRLTDEYLGTLRDTWRASRETAAGDATGLGPLPVWVGGNSEAGIRRAVRFGDAWHPLRMPMDRMSAVLAEHTLPGFAPRIALRLTAAPVTDPERPAGVGTIEQIVDDLDRLRLLGADTVVLDPYHGDPEETRRPHEAWRALATVATHWRTRS, from the coding sequence ATGCGATGTGGCGTCAACGTCCCGAACTTCGGACCCGGAACGGATCCCGGCGTGCTGCGCGAGTGGGCGCGGACGGTGGAGGGCCTCGGCTTCGACCTGCTCATGGTGTCGGACCACGTGGCCGTCACACCGGACGTCGCCGAGCGGTATCCGGAGCCGTTCTACGAACCCTTCACCACGCTGTCCTGGTTCGCCGGCATGACGACCCGGCTGCGGCTCGGCACCACCGTGCTCGTCCTGCCGTACCGCCATCCGCGCCTCGTGGCGCGCATGGCGACCAACCTCCATCAGCTCAGCGGCGGCCGCTTCGTCCTCGGGGTCGGCGTCGGCTGGTCGCGCCAGGAATTCGACGCGCTCGACGTGCCGTTCACCGCGCGCGGCAGGCTGACCGACGAGTACCTGGGCACGCTTCGGGACACGTGGCGTGCGTCGCGCGAGACCGCCGCGGGCGATGCCACCGGCCTCGGCCCCCTCCCCGTGTGGGTCGGCGGCAACAGCGAGGCGGGGATCCGGCGGGCCGTCAGGTTCGGTGACGCCTGGCACCCGCTGCGCATGCCCATGGACCGGATGAGCGCGGTACTGGCGGAGCACACGCTGCCCGGTTTCGCGCCCCGTATCGCCCTGCGCCTGACAGCCGCTCCCGTCACCGACCCCGAACGGCCCGCCGGGGTCGGCACCATCGAGCAGATCGTCGACGACCTCGACCGACTCCGCCTGCTCGGCGCCGACACCGTCGTGCTCGACCCGTACCACGGAGATCCGGAGGAGACCCGCAGGCCCCACGAGGCCTG